In Herbaspirillum seropedicae, a single window of DNA contains:
- a CDS encoding PhoX family protein — protein MRQPAPTAIQSAADQPQAGRRSLLKALGAAPLLPLTGGLSASALLAACATPGAGKPFASARFTGMPAPTLANPAAMASTTVGSALEVTFADGSKQSYKLAYQPFFMTGDMVPDGKGGTILAGGYLDINNQPIIDRSVPGKERQFFSDCPDGSSLLTVAGAKVPGVKGNAVFAVVQFEYTTRDQKQAAMYGQLPSPIAVLTLDQDPSSGKLSLVKYHNVDTSQVNGLWITCGASLSPWNTHLSSEEYEPDASAIASNPQFKAFSKNLYGDESRANPYHYGHLPEVTVNPDGTGSIKKHYCLGRISHELVQVMPDQRTVLMGDDATNGGLFMFIADRAADLSSGTLYVARWEQVSGVGPGAGKLSWVRLGSATSAEIKAMADRYKAVDIMDIRTSDPADASFSKIPFNGKFNWVRVKPGMQKAAAFLETHRYAALAGGSLGFTKMEGTTVNARDKIAYSAMSYVQTSMLNGSGHIKVEGPKAGAVYALNLRGGQRDAGGNAIDSEWVAIDMAPPAALVGVDLKTPDALGNLADQEHIANPDNIKFSEKLRTLFIGEDSGMHVNNFLWAYNVDTKALTRVLSCPAGAESTGLHAVDEINGWTYVMSNFQHAGDWEKGLHDKVKDTLDPLVRANYKDRFGATVGYLTGLPYAAKA, from the coding sequence ATGAGACAGCCTGCCCCCACCGCTATCCAATCCGCCGCCGACCAGCCGCAAGCCGGCCGCCGCAGCCTGCTCAAGGCCCTGGGCGCGGCTCCGCTGCTGCCGCTGACCGGCGGCCTGTCGGCCTCGGCCCTGCTGGCCGCTTGCGCCACCCCGGGCGCGGGCAAGCCCTTCGCCTCGGCGCGCTTCACCGGGATGCCAGCCCCGACCCTGGCCAATCCGGCGGCCATGGCCTCCACCACCGTCGGCTCGGCCCTGGAAGTGACTTTTGCCGATGGCAGCAAGCAAAGCTACAAGCTGGCTTATCAACCCTTCTTCATGACCGGCGACATGGTGCCGGATGGCAAGGGCGGCACCATCCTCGCAGGCGGCTACCTGGACATCAACAACCAGCCCATCATCGATCGCTCGGTGCCCGGCAAGGAGCGCCAGTTCTTCTCGGACTGCCCCGATGGCTCTTCGCTCTTGACCGTGGCCGGCGCCAAGGTGCCGGGTGTGAAGGGCAATGCGGTATTTGCCGTGGTGCAATTCGAATACACCACCCGCGACCAGAAGCAGGCCGCCATGTACGGCCAGTTGCCATCGCCGATTGCCGTGCTGACGCTGGACCAGGACCCGTCCTCGGGCAAGCTGTCGCTGGTGAAGTACCACAATGTCGATACCTCCCAGGTCAACGGCCTGTGGATCACCTGCGGCGCCAGCCTGTCGCCCTGGAATACCCATCTGTCCTCGGAAGAATACGAACCGGACGCCTCGGCCATCGCCTCCAACCCGCAATTCAAGGCCTTCAGCAAGAACCTGTATGGCGACGAGAGCCGCGCCAATCCCTACCACTACGGCCACCTGCCGGAAGTGACGGTCAACCCGGACGGCACCGGCTCCATCAAGAAACACTACTGCCTGGGCCGCATCTCGCACGAACTGGTGCAGGTCATGCCCGACCAGCGCACCGTGTTGATGGGCGACGACGCCACCAACGGCGGCCTGTTCATGTTCATCGCCGACCGCGCCGCCGACCTGTCCTCGGGCACGCTCTATGTGGCGCGCTGGGAGCAGGTCTCGGGCGTCGGTCCGGGCGCCGGCAAGCTGTCCTGGGTGCGCCTGGGCAGCGCCACCAGCGCCGAGATCAAGGCCATGGCGGACCGCTACAAGGCCGTCGACATCATGGATATCCGCACCAGCGATCCGGCCGACGCTTCCTTCTCCAAGATCCCCTTCAATGGCAAGTTCAACTGGGTGCGCGTCAAGCCGGGCATGCAGAAGGCCGCGGCCTTCCTGGAGACCCACCGTTACGCCGCCCTGGCCGGTGGCAGCCTGGGCTTCACCAAGATGGAAGGCACCACCGTCAATGCGCGTGACAAGATCGCCTATTCGGCCATGTCCTATGTACAGACCTCCATGCTCAACGGCTCCGGCCACATCAAGGTGGAAGGCCCCAAGGCCGGCGCCGTGTACGCCCTGAACCTGCGTGGCGGCCAGCGCGATGCCGGTGGCAACGCCATCGACAGCGAATGGGTGGCCATCGACATGGCCCCGCCGGCCGCCCTGGTGGGCGTGGACCTGAAGACCCCGGACGCCCTGGGCAACCTGGCCGACCAGGAACACATCGCCAATCCGGACAACATCAAGTTTTCCGAAAAGCTGCGCACCTTGTTCATCGGCGAAGACAGCGGCATGCACGTCAACAACTTCCTGTGGGCCTACAACGTCGATACCAAGGCGCTCACCCGCGTGCTGTCCTGCCCGGCGGGGGCGGAATCGACCGGCCTGCATGCGGTCGACGAGATCAATGGCTGGACCTATGTGATGAGCAATTTCCAGCACGCCGGCGACTGGGAGAAGGGCTTGCACGACAAGGTCAAGGACACCCTCGATCCGCTGGTGCGCGCCAACTACAAGGACCGCTTCGGCGCCACCGTCGGCTACCTGACCGGCCTGCCGTACGCGGCCAAGGCCTGA